A portion of the Oscillospiraceae bacterium genome contains these proteins:
- a CDS encoding cupin domain-containing protein, with product MFNQPFTPSQVRPIRPAMTVSRPAQLGQEVPVTWFSLGAGTSITPEFYDCTTLYLGGEGSGTFVLGSDAHDVPMHPGQLLWVPPGTLCGTCTDNGLIYTEIIIKKENLTMNSILKAGAATELKDLISYEEGSIANLNLAHTDNMKFVLMAFDEGTGLTPHRAPGNAILTALEGKAIIGYEGQDYELTAGQSFRFDKNGLHSVTAQGKFKMSLLLVLE from the coding sequence ATGTTCAACCAGCCCTTCACCCCCTCGCAGGTGCGGCCCATCCGCCCGGCCATGACCGTTTCCCGCCCGGCACAGCTCGGGCAGGAGGTGCCCGTCACCTGGTTTTCGCTGGGCGCAGGCACCTCCATCACCCCGGAGTTCTACGACTGCACCACCCTGTATCTGGGCGGTGAGGGCAGCGGTACCTTTGTTCTGGGCAGCGACGCCCACGACGTCCCCATGCACCCCGGCCAGCTGCTCTGGGTGCCGCCCGGAACGCTGTGCGGCACCTGCACCGACAACGGCCTTATCTATACCGAAATCATCATCAAAAAGGAGAACCTTACTATGAACAGCATCCTCAAAGCAGGCGCAGCCACCGAACTGAAGGACCTGATCTCTTACGAAGAGGGCAGCATCGCCAACCTGAACCTGGCCCACACCGACAACATGAAATTCGTGCTGATGGCCTTTGACGAGGGCACCGGCCTGACCCCGCACCGTGCTCCCGGCAACGCCATCCTGACCGCACTGGAGGGCAAGGCCATCATCGGCTACGAGGGCCAGGACTACGAGCTGACCGCAGGCCAGAGCTTCCGTTTTGACAAGAACGGCCTGCACAGTGTGACCGCACAGGGCAAGTTCAAGATGAGCCTGCTGCTGGTGCTGGAGTAA
- a CDS encoding xanthine phosphoribosyltransferase: MKMLEDRIRADGIVREGDVLKVDSFINHQMDIPLFREMAREWKRLFAGKPINKVLTIEASGIGIAAIVASEFNVPVVFAKKSMSINLDYNNYETKIQSFTHKKIYNVIVSKKFLTAEDHVLIIDDFLANGCALMGLLELAQEAGATVEGIGIAVEKGFQQGGELIRSKGIQLESLAIVESMNSETGEIVFREQPHQN; the protein is encoded by the coding sequence ATGAAGATGCTGGAAGATCGTATCCGCGCAGACGGCATTGTGCGCGAAGGGGATGTGCTCAAGGTTGACAGCTTTATCAACCATCAGATGGATATCCCGCTGTTCCGCGAGATGGCCCGGGAGTGGAAGCGCCTGTTTGCGGGCAAGCCCATCAACAAGGTGCTCACCATCGAGGCCAGCGGCATCGGCATTGCCGCCATTGTGGCCAGTGAGTTCAACGTGCCGGTGGTGTTTGCCAAAAAGTCCATGAGCATCAATCTGGACTACAACAACTACGAGACCAAGATCCAGTCCTTCACCCACAAAAAGATCTACAACGTCATCGTGTCCAAAAAGTTCCTCACCGCAGAGGATCATGTGCTGATCATCGACGATTTCCTGGCCAACGGCTGTGCCCTGATGGGCCTGCTGGAGCTGGCACAGGAGGCCGGTGCCACCGTGGAAGGCATCGGCATCGCCGTGGAAAAGGGCTTCCAGCAGGGCGGTGAGCTCATCCGCAGCAAGGGCATCCAGCTGGAGAGCCTTGCCATCGTGGAATCCATGAACAGCGAGACCGGCGAGATCGTGTTCCGCGAGCAGCCGCATCAGAACTGA
- a CDS encoding putative lipid II flippase FtsW: protein MHRAAVPARARRGLLRPLPAMDLPFLILVLTLVGFGLVMLYSASSAVALYRRGDAWAYVRPQLLYAAMGIGAMWAASRVDYHIYHKLAWPLLALSLVLLVVVLFMPEYNGCKRWLVLPGLGTLQPSEIAKFAVVLVFAHIISLNHSRMESFAVGVVPFALVLGAVAVLMLLEPHLSGTVLILGIGAVLMFVGGTGLRWFVLAGVGGAGAIGAAIVIMPDLVPYAASRLSSWLDPFADPLGDGHQTIQSLYAIGSGGAVGLGLGNSRQKHLFVPEPQNDFIFSILCEELGLVGACAVILLFSLLLLRGVTLAAHAPDRFGALLVVGFVVQVALQAVLNIAVVTNTIPNTGISLPFFSSGGTSLMMLLGEMGIVLSVSRGET, encoded by the coding sequence ATGCACAGGGCCGCTGTGCCTGCCCGGGCCCGGCGCGGACTGCTGCGTCCGCTGCCCGCCATGGACCTGCCGTTTCTGATCCTGGTGCTCACGCTGGTGGGCTTTGGGCTGGTAATGCTGTACAGTGCCAGCAGCGCGGTGGCGCTGTACCGGCGGGGCGATGCCTGGGCCTATGTGCGGCCGCAGCTGCTGTATGCGGCCATGGGCATCGGGGCCATGTGGGCGGCCAGCCGGGTGGATTACCACATCTATCACAAACTGGCCTGGCCGCTGCTGGCCCTCTCGCTGGTGCTGTTGGTCGTGGTGCTGTTCATGCCGGAATACAACGGTTGCAAGCGCTGGCTGGTGCTGCCGGGGCTGGGCACTCTGCAGCCCAGCGAGATCGCCAAATTTGCGGTGGTGCTGGTGTTTGCCCACATCATCTCCCTCAACCACAGCCGGATGGAGAGCTTTGCGGTGGGGGTGGTGCCCTTTGCGCTGGTACTGGGCGCGGTGGCGGTGCTCATGCTGCTGGAGCCGCACCTGTCCGGCACGGTGCTGATCCTGGGCATCGGGGCAGTGCTCATGTTCGTGGGCGGCACCGGGCTGCGGTGGTTCGTGCTGGCCGGTGTGGGCGGAGCGGGTGCCATCGGGGCGGCCATCGTCATCATGCCGGATCTGGTGCCTTATGCGGCCAGCCGCCTGAGCTCCTGGCTGGACCCCTTTGCCGACCCGCTGGGCGACGGCCACCAGACCATCCAGAGCCTGTACGCCATCGGCTCCGGCGGGGCCGTGGGGCTGGGGCTGGGCAACAGCCGCCAGAAGCACCTGTTCGTGCCGGAACCCCAGAACGATTTCATCTTTTCCATCCTGTGCGAGGAGCTGGGGCTTGTGGGGGCCTGTGCGGTGATCCTGCTGTTCAGTCTGCTGCTGCTGCGGGGCGTCACGCTGGCAGCCCACGCGCCGGACCGCTTCGGGGCACTGCTGGTGGTGGGGTTCGTGGTGCAGGTGGCCTTGCAGGCGGTGCTGAACATCGCCGTGGTCACCAACACCATCCCGAACACCGGCATCAGCCTGCCCTTCTTTTCCTCCGGCGGCACCAGCCTGATGATGCTGCTGGGCGAGATGGGCATCGTGCTGTCCGTCTCCCGCGGGGAAACATAA
- a CDS encoding GntR family transcriptional regulator, which translates to MSEQFDSSRPIYAQLVERLKARILAGTYPPGGHLDSVRDLAAAAGVNPNTMQRALAQLETEGLVRTERTSGRYVTEDTELIEQLRTEAARKLAEEFLVKMRGIGYSPARAAALLEQLDTTKEDAQ; encoded by the coding sequence ATGTCGGAACAGTTTGATTCCAGCCGCCCGATCTATGCACAGCTGGTGGAACGGCTCAAGGCCCGCATCCTGGCAGGCACCTACCCGCCCGGCGGGCACCTGGACTCGGTGCGGGACCTTGCCGCAGCCGCCGGGGTCAATCCCAACACCATGCAGCGGGCCCTGGCCCAGCTGGAAACCGAAGGTCTGGTGCGCACCGAACGCACCTCAGGCCGCTATGTTACGGAGGACACCGAATTGATCGAACAGCTTCGGACCGAAGCCGCCCGGAAACTGGCGGAAGAATTTCTGGTCAAGATGCGCGGCATCGGCTACAGCCCTGCACGCGCGGCTGCCCTGCTGGAGCAGCTGGACACCACCAAGGAGGATGCACAATGA
- a CDS encoding sugar phosphate isomerase/epimerase: MIQFGLRLHDAEKLPLEQVLPLVRQRGFTCAHLALSKSLKEVPNTPSALTPGYAAYLRRLFAQNGIDIAVLGNYLNLAHPDEDALHAIQEKYYAHIRFASLLGCGMVGTETGAPNAEYKFCPECRSDAALATFIRNFKPVVRCAEQYGVTIAIEPVIKHIVYDAKRARTVLDEIGSPNLQILLDPVNLLNMENVDAREDVFAEAIELLGKDVAMIHFKDFLRKDAGGQLAATGAGQGGMGDYRTILRFAKQEKPWVFATLENTTPENSVQCLQYLQKQYDAC, encoded by the coding sequence ATGATCCAATTTGGCCTGCGTCTGCACGACGCCGAAAAGCTGCCCCTGGAGCAGGTGCTCCCGCTGGTGCGTCAGCGGGGTTTCACCTGTGCTCACCTGGCCCTGAGCAAATCCCTCAAGGAGGTGCCCAACACGCCGAGCGCCCTCACCCCCGGTTACGCCGCCTATCTGCGCCGCCTGTTTGCCCAGAACGGCATTGACATTGCCGTGCTGGGCAACTACCTCAACCTGGCCCACCCGGACGAGGACGCTCTGCACGCCATTCAGGAAAAATACTACGCCCATATCCGCTTTGCCAGCCTGCTGGGCTGCGGTATGGTGGGCACCGAGACGGGCGCGCCTAACGCGGAGTACAAGTTCTGCCCGGAGTGCCGCAGCGACGCGGCTCTTGCCACCTTTATCAGGAACTTCAAGCCGGTGGTGCGCTGCGCCGAGCAGTACGGTGTGACCATTGCCATCGAGCCGGTGATCAAGCACATCGTGTACGATGCCAAACGTGCCCGCACCGTGCTGGACGAGATCGGCAGCCCCAACCTGCAGATCCTGCTGGACCCGGTGAACCTGCTGAATATGGAAAACGTGGACGCCCGCGAGGACGTGTTCGCCGAGGCCATCGAGCTGCTGGGCAAGGATGTGGCCATGATCCACTTCAAGGATTTCCTGCGCAAGGACGCCGGCGGGCAGCTGGCGGCCACCGGTGCCGGGCAGGGCGGCATGGGCGATTACCGCACCATCCTGCGCTTTGCCAAGCAGGAAAAGCCCTGGGTGTTCGCCACACTGGAAAACACCACGCCGGAGAATTCGGTCCAGTGCCTGCAATACCTGCAAAAGCAGTACGACGCGTGCTGA
- a CDS encoding excinuclease ABC subunit UvrA, whose protein sequence is MEEHHIPQAVQIRNAHVHNLKNIDVDIPLHQIVGIAGVSGSGKSSLALGVLYAEGSRRYLDALSTYTRRRMTQAARAGVDEVLYVPAALALHQRPGVPGIRSTFGTGTELLNSLRLMYSRLASHRCPNGHYLAPSLRVAAGKELLCPECGAQFLAPSAEELAFNSQGACPQCGGIGTVRTVDPDTLVPDDSLTIDEGAVAPWNSLMWSLMTDICREMGVRTNVPFRDLTAQEKEIVFHGPAEKKHIFYHNKNSNQAGELDFTYFNATYTVENALAKVKDEKGMKRVEKFLKEDICPACHGTRLSAAARAPKLRGLSLDEACRMPLSELVGWVQGVPDSLPAEMRPMAENIVESFTGPAKRLMDLGLGYLTLDRAASTLSTGERQRMQLARAVRNRTTGVLYVLDEPSIGLHPSNIVGLTGVMHDLIADGNSVILVDHDTQILKEADWIVEMGPEAGAKGGHVIAQGTIPAIEADPASQIGPFLSGKADTLRRKRALADALFAQGTLHLSTAQLHTVKPLEVDLPKGRLTVVTGVSGSGKTTLVLESLVPALEARIDGKTLPPHVRALDAEGIAHVKLIDATPIGINVRSTVATYAGVHDDLRRLFARSPDAKAHGYKAGDFSYNTGSLRCPGCDGTGEVSLDVQFLPDVNIPCPDCRGSRYARAAGLVKLTGPAGQTASLPELMDMDVNTAIDFCRNMKTVCQKLKVLQQLGLGYLTLGEETPSLSGGEAQRLKLASEIGRTQTDSVFVFDEPSIGLHPLDVQVLLGVFQALLDNGATVVVIEHDLDVIRNADYIIDMGPGGGDAGGRIVACGTPEQICNDPASITGRYLRR, encoded by the coding sequence ATGGAAGAACATCACATTCCGCAGGCGGTGCAGATCCGCAATGCCCATGTCCACAACCTCAAGAACATTGATGTGGACATCCCACTGCACCAGATCGTGGGCATTGCGGGCGTGTCCGGCTCCGGCAAATCCTCGCTGGCACTGGGCGTGCTGTATGCGGAGGGCTCCCGGCGCTACCTGGATGCCCTGTCCACCTACACCCGCCGCCGGATGACGCAGGCCGCCCGGGCGGGCGTGGACGAGGTGCTGTACGTTCCGGCTGCGCTGGCCCTGCACCAGCGGCCCGGCGTCCCGGGCATCCGCAGCACCTTTGGCACCGGGACCGAGCTGCTCAACAGCCTGCGGCTCATGTACTCCCGTCTGGCCAGCCACCGCTGCCCCAATGGGCATTATCTGGCCCCGTCGCTGCGGGTGGCGGCCGGGAAAGAGCTGCTCTGCCCGGAATGCGGGGCGCAGTTTCTGGCCCCGTCGGCCGAAGAGCTGGCCTTCAACTCGCAGGGGGCCTGCCCGCAGTGCGGCGGCATCGGCACGGTGCGCACGGTGGACCCGGACACGCTGGTGCCGGATGATTCCCTGACCATCGACGAGGGTGCCGTGGCCCCGTGGAACAGCCTGATGTGGTCGCTGATGACCGACATCTGCCGGGAGATGGGCGTGCGCACCAATGTGCCCTTCCGGGACCTGACCGCGCAGGAAAAGGAGATCGTGTTCCACGGTCCGGCGGAGAAAAAGCACATTTTCTATCACAACAAGAATTCCAATCAGGCAGGGGAGCTGGACTTTACCTATTTCAATGCGACCTACACCGTGGAAAACGCGCTGGCCAAGGTCAAGGACGAAAAAGGCATGAAGCGGGTAGAAAAGTTCCTGAAAGAGGACATTTGCCCTGCGTGCCATGGCACCCGCCTTTCGGCAGCGGCCCGCGCCCCCAAGCTGCGGGGCCTCTCGCTGGATGAGGCCTGCCGGATGCCTCTTTCGGAGCTGGTCGGCTGGGTGCAGGGCGTGCCGGACAGCCTGCCTGCAGAGATGCGCCCGATGGCGGAAAACATTGTGGAATCCTTCACCGGCCCGGCAAAACGGCTGATGGACCTGGGGCTGGGCTACCTCACGCTGGACCGTGCGGCCTCGACCCTTTCCACCGGAGAGCGCCAGCGCATGCAGCTGGCCCGCGCCGTGCGCAACCGCACCACCGGGGTGCTCTATGTGCTGGACGAACCCAGCATCGGCCTGCATCCCTCCAACATCGTGGGCCTGACCGGCGTGATGCACGACCTGATCGCGGACGGCAATTCGGTGATCCTGGTGGATCACGACACGCAGATTTTAAAGGAAGCAGACTGGATCGTGGAAATGGGGCCGGAAGCCGGGGCAAAGGGCGGCCATGTGATCGCACAGGGCACCATCCCGGCCATCGAGGCGGACCCGGCGTCCCAGATCGGGCCCTTCCTCTCCGGAAAGGCGGACACCCTGCGGCGAAAGCGCGCATTGGCGGACGCCCTGTTTGCACAGGGAACACTCCATCTTTCCACTGCGCAGCTCCACACGGTGAAGCCGCTGGAGGTAGACCTGCCCAAGGGGCGGCTGACCGTCGTGACCGGCGTGTCCGGTTCCGGCAAGACCACGTTGGTGCTGGAGAGCCTTGTTCCGGCACTGGAAGCCCGCATCGACGGCAAGACACTGCCGCCGCATGTCCGCGCCCTTGACGCGGAGGGCATCGCCCACGTCAAGCTCATTGATGCGACCCCCATCGGGATCAACGTCCGCTCCACCGTTGCCACCTACGCAGGCGTCCACGATGACCTGCGCAGGCTCTTTGCGCGGTCGCCGGACGCAAAGGCACACGGCTACAAGGCCGGAGATTTTTCCTACAACACCGGGTCCCTGCGCTGTCCCGGCTGCGACGGCACCGGCGAGGTGAGCCTGGACGTGCAGTTCCTGCCGGATGTGAACATCCCCTGCCCGGACTGCCGTGGTTCCCGCTATGCCCGGGCGGCCGGACTGGTAAAACTGACCGGCCCGGCGGGGCAGACGGCCTCGCTGCCGGAGCTGATGGACATGGACGTGAACACGGCCATCGATTTTTGCCGGAACATGAAAACGGTCTGCCAGAAGCTGAAGGTCCTGCAGCAGCTGGGCCTGGGCTACCTGACTCTGGGCGAGGAAACGCCCAGCCTTTCCGGCGGCGAAGCCCAGCGTCTGAAGCTGGCCAGCGAGATCGGCCGGACCCAGACCGATTCCGTGTTCGTGTTCGACGAGCCGTCCATCGGCCTGCACCCGCTGGATGTGCAGGTGCTGCTGGGGGTGTTCCAGGCCCTGCTGGACAATGGTGCGACTGTGGTGGTCATTGAGCATGATCTGGACGTCATCCGCAATGCGGACTACATCATCGACATGGGCCCCGGCGGCGGAGATGCCGGCGGGCGGATCGTGGCCTGCGGCACCCCGGAGCAGATCTGTAACGACCCGGCCAGCATCACCGGGCGGTATCTGCGCCGCTGA
- a CDS encoding ABC transporter ATP-binding protein — MSEILTCEALTKCYDKDKTALDGVDLHVNFGRIVGLLGPNGSGKTTLIKLANGLLQPTSGSIKVAGMAPGPDTKALVSYLPDADWLPDWMQVEQLVGMFTDFYADFDPAKAFEMLDALHIARTAKLRTLSKGNKEKVQLILAMSRAARLYLLDEPIGGVDPAARDYILHTIISNYSKDATVILSTHLIGDIEPVLDEAIFLKDGRVFAHRSVEELRETEGMSVDAYFREVFKC; from the coding sequence ATGAGTGAGATTCTGACCTGTGAAGCACTGACCAAGTGCTACGACAAAGACAAGACCGCGCTGGACGGCGTGGATCTGCATGTGAATTTTGGCCGCATCGTGGGCCTGCTGGGCCCCAACGGCAGCGGCAAGACCACCCTCATCAAGCTGGCCAACGGCCTGCTGCAGCCCACGTCCGGCAGCATCAAGGTAGCCGGCATGGCCCCCGGCCCGGACACCAAGGCCCTTGTTTCCTACCTGCCGGACGCCGACTGGCTGCCCGACTGGATGCAGGTAGAACAGCTGGTGGGCATGTTCACGGATTTTTACGCCGACTTTGACCCCGCCAAGGCCTTTGAGATGCTGGACGCCCTGCACATTGCCCGCACGGCAAAGCTCAGGACCCTCTCCAAGGGCAACAAGGAAAAAGTGCAGCTCATCCTGGCCATGAGCCGCGCGGCCCGGCTTTACCTGCTGGATGAGCCCATCGGCGGCGTGGACCCCGCCGCCCGCGACTACATCCTGCACACCATCATCAGCAACTACAGCAAGGACGCAACGGTCATCCTGTCCACCCACCTCATCGGGGACATCGAGCCGGTGCTGGACGAGGCCATCTTCCTGAAGGACGGCCGGGTGTTCGCCCATCGCAGCGTGGAGGAGCTCCGCGAGACTGAGGGCATGAGCGTGGATGCATATTTCCGGGAGGTATTCAAATGCTGA
- a CDS encoding penicillin-binding transpeptidase domain-containing protein: protein MSRPEPLRTLPEQAFRARARLVALLLCGICFAGLIARLYWLQLAAGDWYTRRALGQQLRDTVVPADRGRIYSADGVLLAANSSCWTLRASPREMPADKLELAAHGLAQILELDEAALLEKFRDRASNDCLLRYRVERSMADAVRDFCEENGITGIRINQDSKRWYPQGEFLASVLGFTNVDNAGVSGLELEYNEQLTGQNGVVLTAVNAWGYTLEQSYETEQFPVEGSSLWLTIDANIQHYLENALNYAVQEHHVAARAVGIVLDVNTGAVLAMSTTPAYDPNQPRILYDEAARAAVDALSGEQRTAALQLAQQTQWRNKAVSDLYEPGSVFKLITCAAALDAGAITRNSSFYCGESISVAGTRFHCANHKRHGTQTVTQALENSCNQSFIQIGARLGKEAFCDYFAAFGLREPTGIDLPAEPKKSLYYTADRMGPVELASCAFGQSSKISYLEMAAAVCAVVNGGKLMQPYLVSDILAPDGTVLEHRDPVCKQQVIQPETSAVMREMMEAVVLYGGGRNAQISGYRVGGKSGTSQKLDSADEKARIASFVAVAPIDDPQFLCLVCLDEPHSWTTAGGSLSAPVCAEVLEQTLVYKGVPRAAADVPAEQTAALPADGDSSDGA from the coding sequence ATGTCCCGGCCCGAACCCCTGCGCACCCTGCCGGAGCAGGCGTTCCGTGCCCGTGCCCGGCTGGTGGCGCTGCTTTTGTGCGGCATCTGCTTTGCAGGGCTTATTGCCCGGCTCTACTGGCTGCAGCTGGCCGCCGGGGACTGGTACACCCGGCGGGCACTGGGGCAGCAGCTGCGGGACACCGTGGTGCCCGCCGACCGGGGCCGCATCTACAGTGCCGACGGCGTGTTGCTGGCGGCCAACAGCAGCTGCTGGACCCTGCGGGCCAGCCCGCGGGAGATGCCTGCCGACAAACTGGAGCTGGCCGCCCACGGTCTTGCGCAGATTTTGGAGCTGGACGAAGCCGCCCTGCTGGAAAAGTTCCGGGACCGCGCCTCCAACGACTGTCTGCTGCGCTACCGGGTGGAGCGTTCCATGGCGGATGCCGTGCGGGATTTCTGCGAGGAAAACGGCATCACCGGCATCCGTATCAATCAGGACAGCAAGCGCTGGTACCCGCAGGGGGAGTTTCTGGCGTCGGTGCTGGGCTTTACCAATGTGGACAACGCCGGAGTGAGCGGGCTTGAGCTGGAATACAACGAGCAGCTCACCGGGCAGAACGGCGTGGTGCTCACCGCCGTGAACGCCTGGGGCTACACGCTGGAGCAGAGCTACGAGACCGAGCAGTTCCCGGTGGAGGGCAGCAGCCTGTGGCTGACCATCGACGCCAACATTCAACATTATCTCGAAAATGCGTTGAATTACGCCGTACAGGAGCACCATGTGGCCGCCCGTGCCGTGGGCATCGTGCTGGACGTGAACACCGGGGCCGTGCTGGCCATGTCCACCACCCCGGCCTACGACCCCAACCAGCCGCGCATCCTCTACGACGAAGCTGCCCGCGCCGCCGTAGATGCCCTCTCTGGGGAGCAGCGGACGGCCGCCCTGCAGCTGGCCCAGCAGACCCAGTGGCGCAACAAGGCCGTGAGCGACCTGTACGAACCGGGCAGCGTGTTCAAGCTCATCACCTGCGCTGCCGCGCTGGACGCCGGAGCCATCACCCGGAACTCCAGCTTTTATTGTGGGGAGTCCATCTCGGTGGCGGGCACCCGGTTCCACTGCGCCAACCACAAGCGCCACGGGACCCAGACCGTGACGCAGGCGCTGGAAAATTCCTGCAACCAGAGCTTTATCCAGATCGGAGCGCGGCTTGGCAAGGAGGCCTTCTGCGATTACTTTGCCGCCTTCGGCCTGCGGGAGCCCACCGGCATCGACCTGCCTGCAGAGCCGAAAAAGAGCCTGTACTACACCGCCGACCGCATGGGCCCGGTGGAACTGGCCTCCTGTGCCTTCGGGCAAAGCAGCAAGATCTCCTATCTGGAAATGGCCGCCGCCGTGTGCGCAGTGGTCAACGGCGGAAAACTGATGCAGCCCTACCTCGTATCGGACATTCTGGCCCCGGACGGCACGGTGCTGGAACACCGGGACCCCGTGTGCAAACAGCAGGTGATCCAGCCGGAGACTTCCGCCGTCATGCGGGAGATGATGGAAGCCGTTGTTCTGTACGGCGGCGGACGCAACGCGCAGATCTCCGGTTACCGGGTGGGCGGCAAGAGCGGCACCAGCCAGAAGCTGGACAGCGCCGACGAAAAAGCCCGCATTGCCAGCTTTGTGGCCGTGGCGCCCATCGACGACCCGCAGTTTCTGTGTCTGGTCTGCCTGGATGAGCCCCACAGCTGGACCACCGCCGGCGGCAGCCTTTCGGCCCCGGTGTGTGCCGAGGTGTTGGAACAGACGCTGGTGTACAAAGGCGTGCCCCGCGCCGCCGCAGACGTCCCCGCCGAGCAGACCGCCGCCCTGCCGGCAGACGGGGACAGTTCGGATGGGGCGTAA
- the fucO gene encoding lactaldehyde reductase, which produces MADRIVLNTISYHGHGAIENIVPELTARGYKKAFVCSDPDLIKFGVTKKVTDLLDAANFAYSVYSEIKPNPTIANVQDGVAAFKAAEADCIVTIGGGSSMDTAKAIGIIINNPEFADVRSLEGVAPTKKHAVFTIAVPTTAGTAAEVTINYVITDVEKKRKFVCVDTNDIPEIAVVDPDMMSSMPKGLTAATGMDALTHAIEGYITKGHCTISDMFHLEAIKLISENLRGAVQNTPEGREGMALGQYIAGMGFSNVGLGIVHSMAHGLSALYDTPHGVACAILLPVGLEYNKTVAGERYRAVGKAMGVKGIDEMNDAEAADATIATVKQLSADVGIPANLHGILKEEDIQFLAESAYADACRPGNPRDTSVEEIVELYKSQL; this is translated from the coding sequence ATGGCTGATCGCATCGTTCTGAATACCATTTCCTACCATGGCCATGGTGCCATCGAGAACATTGTGCCGGAGCTCACCGCCCGCGGCTACAAAAAGGCTTTCGTCTGCTCGGACCCCGACCTGATTAAGTTCGGCGTCACCAAGAAGGTCACCGACCTGCTGGACGCCGCAAACTTTGCCTACAGCGTGTACAGTGAGATCAAGCCCAACCCCACCATTGCCAATGTGCAGGATGGTGTGGCCGCTTTCAAGGCTGCCGAAGCAGACTGCATCGTGACCATCGGCGGCGGTTCCTCCATGGACACGGCCAAGGCCATCGGCATCATCATCAACAACCCGGAGTTTGCGGACGTCCGCTCTCTGGAGGGTGTGGCTCCCACCAAGAAGCACGCCGTGTTCACCATCGCGGTGCCCACCACTGCCGGTACGGCTGCTGAGGTCACCATCAACTACGTTATCACCGATGTGGAGAAGAAGCGCAAGTTCGTCTGCGTGGACACCAACGACATCCCGGAGATCGCCGTGGTGGACCCCGATATGATGTCCTCCATGCCCAAGGGCCTGACCGCTGCCACCGGTATGGACGCACTGACCCATGCCATCGAGGGTTATATCACCAAGGGCCACTGCACGATCTCCGACATGTTCCATCTGGAAGCAATCAAGCTCATCAGCGAAAACCTGCGCGGTGCCGTGCAGAACACCCCGGAAGGCCGTGAGGGCATGGCTCTGGGCCAGTACATCGCCGGTATGGGCTTCTCCAACGTGGGCCTGGGCATCGTGCACTCCATGGCACACGGCCTGTCCGCCCTGTATGATACCCCTCACGGCGTGGCCTGCGCCATCCTGCTGCCGGTGGGCCTGGAATACAACAAGACCGTCGCCGGTGAGCGCTACCGTGCCGTCGGCAAGGCCATGGGCGTGAAGGGCATCGACGAGATGAACGACGCCGAGGCAGCCGATGCCACCATCGCCACTGTCAAGCAGCTGAGCGCCGATGTGGGCATCCCCGCAAACCTGCACGGCATCCTGAAGGAAGAGGACATCCAGTTCCTGGCCGAGTCCGCTTATGCCGACGCCTGCCGCCCTGGCAACCCGCGTGACACCAGCGTGGAAGAGATCGTGGAGCTGTACAAGAGCCAGCTGTAA
- a CDS encoding patatin family protein, producing the protein MKTGLVLEGGAMRGMFTAGVLDVLMEHGIAVDGAIGVSAGAVFGCNYKSHQIGRTIRYNTEYCKDKRYASFGNLLRTGNLYSEQFCYHTVPEKLDPFDAKTFREDPMDFFVVCTDVRTGDPIYHKCRTGDAEDIQWMQASASMPLAAKIVKIGHYQLLDGGVADSIPVRFFESIGYKRNLIVLTQPKDFVKKKNKMLPAIRARYLRYPAFVEAVADRHERYNETLEHVAMLEQTGQAFVIRPPIPLEIGSMERDPAQLRRVYDTGRAVAEIQVDKIAAFVEQSRAAE; encoded by the coding sequence ATGAAAACGGGACTTGTACTGGAAGGCGGGGCTATGCGCGGCATGTTCACCGCCGGTGTTCTGGATGTGCTGATGGAGCACGGCATCGCGGTGGACGGTGCCATCGGTGTTTCGGCGGGGGCCGTGTTCGGCTGCAACTATAAGTCGCACCAGATCGGGCGCACCATCCGCTACAACACCGAATACTGCAAAGATAAGCGCTACGCCAGCTTTGGCAACCTGCTGCGCACCGGCAACCTGTACAGCGAGCAGTTCTGCTACCACACCGTGCCGGAAAAGCTGGATCCGTTTGACGCCAAAACCTTTCGGGAAGATCCCATGGACTTTTTTGTGGTGTGCACCGATGTGCGCACCGGTGACCCCATCTACCACAAGTGCCGCACCGGCGACGCCGAGGACATCCAGTGGATGCAGGCGTCGGCCTCCATGCCGCTGGCCGCAAAGATCGTGAAGATCGGCCACTACCAGCTGCTGGACGGCGGCGTTGCAGATTCCATCCCGGTGCGCTTCTTTGAGTCCATCGGCTACAAGCGCAACCTCATCGTGCTGACCCAGCCCAAGGACTTTGTGAAAAAGAAAAACAAGATGCTGCCCGCCATCCGGGCGCGCTACCTGCGCTACCCCGCCTTTGTGGAGGCCGTGGCCGACCGCCACGAGCGCTACAACGAGACACTGGAACATGTGGCCATGCTGGAGCAGACCGGCCAGGCCTTTGTCATCCGGCCGCCGATCCCGCTGGAGATCGGCTCCATGGAGCGTGACCCCGCCCAGCTGCGCCGCGTGTACGACACCGGCCGTGCCGTGGCCGAGATCCAGGTGGACAAGATCGCCGCTTTTGTGGAGCAGTCCCGCGCAGCCGAATAA